In Magnolia sinica isolate HGM2019 chromosome 12, MsV1, whole genome shotgun sequence, a single genomic region encodes these proteins:
- the LOC131221831 gene encoding G-type lectin S-receptor-like serine/threonine-protein kinase At2g19130, with protein MSMHVSVGMDTRRSMPSLSLLLFFILSLKAHLSNGLDSITPTQHLSWPHNLTSQGRIFELGFFTPGKSQKYYIGIWYKQISEQTVVWVANREKPLPNPSNSILTIAEDGNLVLLSTSKFPIWSTNLTSKPLNSTVVVLRDDGNLVLRDRSDPSVLHWQSFDHPTHTWLPGGWLGLNKVTKENQRLTSWKNSEDPAPGPFSLSIDPNRSTQYFLMWNGTQNYWTSGDWDGNIFNLVPEMTSNYIYDFSFNETKERKFFTYSVRNDFILSRFVMGFSGQIQQFSWLKNSHSWNLFWSQPRSQCKVYALCGAFGSCKEESSSFCTCLQGFEPKSPNDWNLSSWSGGCKRKTPLRCGQNVSFDGEKDRFWNLSGMKLPDHNRSLAVGSDRECELACLNDCSCTAYAFKSRCLIWNGELLDLKQLSGGNVDEGTLHLRLDPSEMKFSVSRKGTITWAVVGAVAGAVFLLGIALFFIWRRRWQLNMVCSDAVQGSLTAFSYRSLQMATKNFSEKLGGGGFGSVFKGTLPDQTTVAVKKLEGLRQGEKQFRTEVSTIGTIQHVNLIRLRGFCSEMAKRLLVYDYMPNGSLDSHLFGKNSNVLDWPTRYQIAIGTARGISYLHEKCRDCIIHCDIKPENILLNGGFCPKVADFGLAKLVGREFSRVLTTMRGTRGYLAPEWISGLAITPKADVYSYGMMVFEIISGRRNTEQSAVGETVFFPIWALRKIMDGEIHCLLDYRLEGNANMEELGRACRVAGWCIQDDENDRPSMGQVIQILEGVLEANVPPVPRSLQILAENQNVVFFSNSSPAASQSSELPSNSSTNSQSKSVSSASSKE; from the coding sequence ATGTCCATGCATGTTTCAGTAGGCATGGATACCAGAAGAAGcatgccatctctctctctcctcctcttcttcatcctttCTCTCAAGGCCCACCTCTCCAATGGTTTAGATTCCATCACCCCAACTCAACATCTTAGTTGGCCCCATAACCTAACCTCCCAAGGTAGGATATTTGAACTGGGTTTCTTCACACCAGGCAAATCCCAGAAGTACTACATAGGCATCTGGTACAAACAGATCTCAGAACAAACAGTTGTCTGGGTAGCTAACAGAGAAAAGCCCCTCCCAAATCCCTCCAATTCAATCCTAACAATTGCAGAAGATGGCAATCTAGTCCTCCTCAGCACCTCGAAATTTCCAATCTGGTCCACCAATCTAACATCCAAGCCGTTGAACTCGACTGTTGTGGTCCTCCGAGATGATGGAAATCTAGTTCTGAGAGACCGGTCCGATCCGTCTGTCCTGCACTGGCAGAGCTTTGATCACCCAACTCATACATGGCTGCCTGGAGGGTGGCTTGGTTTGAACAAGGTGACGAAGGAAAACCAACGGCTTACTTCATGGAAGAACTCCGAAGATCCGGCCCCTGGGCCATTCTCTCTCTCAATAGACCCGAACCGAAGCACGCAGTATTTTTTGATGTGGAATGGGACTCAAAATTACTGGACTAGTGGGGATTGGGATGGAAATATTTTCAACTTAGTACCCGAAATGACATCGAATTATATATACGATTTCAGCTTCAATGAAACCAAAGAGAGGAAGTTTTTCACATACTCGGTGAGAAATGATTTCATCCTTTCAAGATTCGTGATGGGTTTTTCAGGCCAAATTCAACAGTTTTCATGGCTGAAAAACTCACATTCATGGAATCTGTTCTGGTCTCAGCCAAGATCTCAGTGTAAGGTTTATGCTCTTTGTGGGGCCTTTGGGAGCTGCAAAGAGGAGAGCTCGTCGTTCTGTACGTGCTTGCAGGGTTTCGAGCCAAAGTCTCCGAATGACTGGAATTTGAGTAGTTGGTCAGGTGGGTGCAAGAGGAAAACTCCTTTGAGGTGTGGGCAGAATGTGTCTTTTGATGGTGAGAAAGACAGGTTTTGGAATTTGTCCGGCATGAAGCTGCCAGACCACAATCGATCTTTGGCAGTTGGGAGTGACAGAGAATGTGAATTGGCTTGCTTAAATGACTGTTCTTGCACTGCTTATGCTTTCAAGAGCAGGTGTTTGATATGGAATGGAGAATTGTTAGATCTGAAGCAGTTGTCTGGTGGAAATGTTGACGAAGGCACTCTTCATCTCCGTCTTGATCCCTCTGAAATGAAGTTTTCGGTCAGTAGGAAGGGAACCATTACATGGGCTGTTGTAGGCGCAGTTGCAGGAGCTGTTTTTCTATTGGGTATTGCACTGTTTTTTATTTGGAGGCGACGGTGGCAACTGAATATGGTATGTTCGGATGCAGTTCAAGGCTCTTTGACTGCATTTAGCTACCGAAGTCTGCAGATGGCAACGAAGAACTTCTCAGAGAAATTAGGCGGTGGAGGTTTCGGTTCTGTTTTCAAAGGGACTTTACCTGATCAAACAACTGTGGCAGTGAAGAAGCTTGAAGGGCTTCGGCAAGGAGAAAAGCAGTTCCGGACGGAGGTTAGCACAATCGGGACGATCCAACACGTTAATCTCATCCGCCTTCGTGGGTTTTGCTCGGAAATGGCTAAAAGGCTGCTTGTCTATGATTACATGCCAAATGGGTCTTTGGATTCTCATCTGTTTGGTAAGAATTCCAATGTCCTGGATTGGCCAACGAGGTATCAGATTGCGATTGGGACGGCAAGAGGAATATCTTATCTTCATGAGAAATGCAGAGACTGTATCATACATTGCGATATTAAGCCAGAAAACATACTTCTGAATGGTGGGTTCTGTCCCAAGGTGGCTGATTTTGGTCTGGCAAAGCTTGTTGGACGGGAATTCAGTCGGGTTTTAACAACCATGAGAGGAACAAGAGGCTATCTTGCTCCTGAATGGATTTCAGGCCTTGCAATCACGCCAAAAGCCGATGTCTACAGCTATGGGATGATggttttcgagatcatttcagggagGAGGAATACAGAGCAATCGGCGGTTGGGGAAACAGTCTTTTTCCCGATTTGGGCTCTGAGAAAAATCATGGATGGTGAAATCCATTGCTTGTTGGATTACAGATTGGAGGGAAATGCGAACATGGAAGAGCTTGGTCGAGCTTGCAGAGTTGCAGGCTGGTGCATTCAAGACGACGAGAATGACAGGCCGTCTATGGGGCAGGTTATTCAAATCTTGGAGGGTGTTTTGGAAGCAAACGTCCCACCGGTACCGAGATCGCTTCAGATTCTCGCAGAAAATCAGAACGTGGTTTTCTTCTCCAACTCTTCACCGGCGGCTTCTCAAAGCTCTGAACTGCCAAGCAATTCATCAACGAATTCACAGTCCAAAAGCGTGTCGTCAGCAAGTTCCAAGGAGTAG